The Flavobacteriales bacterium genome window below encodes:
- the lptB gene encoding LPS export ABC transporter ATP-binding protein yields the protein MILQTRDLFKKYKQRNVVNGVSIEVSQGEIVGLLGPNGAGKTTTFYMIVGLIKPFSGNIFLDNKVITKEPMYKRARLGIGYLPQEASVFRKLSVEDNLMAVLQMTKLSKAEQRHKMESLLEEFGLGHIRKNLGVFLSGGERRRTEIARALAVDPSFILLDEPFAGVDPIAVEDIQDIVSKLREKNIGILITDHNVHETLSITDRAYLLFEGSILKAGSAEELSQDEQVRRVYLGEKFELRR from the coding sequence ATGATTTTACAAACCCGGGACCTCTTCAAGAAATACAAGCAACGCAATGTGGTGAACGGTGTCTCCATTGAGGTCAGCCAGGGCGAGATCGTTGGGCTTCTCGGTCCGAACGGCGCAGGTAAGACCACCACATTCTACATGATCGTGGGGCTGATCAAACCTTTCAGTGGGAACATTTTTCTCGACAACAAAGTGATCACCAAGGAGCCCATGTACAAACGTGCGCGTCTGGGTATCGGCTACCTCCCACAGGAGGCATCCGTATTTCGTAAACTGAGTGTGGAAGATAACCTCATGGCCGTTCTGCAGATGACGAAATTGAGTAAGGCGGAACAAAGACACAAAATGGAATCACTGCTCGAGGAATTCGGACTGGGGCATATCCGGAAAAACCTGGGGGTATTCCTTTCGGGTGGAGAACGCAGGCGTACCGAAATTGCACGTGCCCTGGCCGTGGACCCTTCTTTCATCCTTCTTGATGAACCTTTTGCAGGCGTAGATCCGATCGCGGTGGAAGACATACAGGACATCGTATCGAAGCTGCGGGAAAAGAATATCGGCATCCTCATTACCGACCATAACGTACATGAAACATTGTCTATCACAGACAGGGCTTACCTGCTTTTCGAAGGATCAATCCTCAAAGCGGGAAGTGCAGAAGAGCTGTCGCAGGATGAACAGGTGCGAAGGGTTTACCTCGGAGAGAAGTTTGAACTGAGACGGTAG